In one window of Spartinivicinus marinus DNA:
- a CDS encoding AAA domain-containing protein gives MRFLTNKNIEQGVSAKYDRKNRYVVKRYKTKAGSFVYLLTNSSNNDRLAIPHYLMDRFRALLVKLHKKMEKAAAQDIEIDEKLYFKDAEYYRFEYTANTLEHLIIVDLNSAGRFNIYREAVNTVVDLLYDAGLDHPNGVFDRIIDYHKLFQFTFNEGSESITSGLSVRRNTLIEMGDYIPLEKDAQNHVISVTTAPTSFDNGLTQKSGGVKKAADTKNLEFKRKLGERNTEQNHTVDYDTLFGASSAKKAKRPVNNKAKLPSIKITKTSCPLPLLAGDIKSHTAKVYKCELTSEDASALRKGVLADRDAEHLLGFEIFTAIFKKNGKLKSFSFPLYYMNVKVEESGRFLHVYPPENGDVYLNHLSLSVFIENFSDSKKSEPLDSFFNTLLSQKIEIDKKLHNISIRRQLPYSEDVFRQTREILIGKRGENGKGGIIENLNIIGIECDLGSVVLYRAERNPSPLTRALDLDLKKIQRTAHEYPDRFYTSLLGKFLNPELKTNSINVEQFCSTPLSPGTLTKSSKALTQNLNDHDFVLLEGPPGTGKTFTIRNLLIHCLNSDKKLLIVSDQQAAIHALNEKIQEYLVGKDVASVTAAKTMNLWKSAIKVIDEVPSSTDDLGLWINKLSKMLAMDLSREQDWPHDNPKILEDIRQLDLEYQEVKENIGRVLNKSFELVNRKSQIIPKNLHPSNHDDISDLTAFLTFIGSGELSKANKSVGYRKHLALTSKFVELRRDMLNSNYASCYPDFEFRMESIDELEAIVSGHINILQLLIKERPKTEDEFFNLFQTEVESYINSFLVDYWTKCFDSISNGSITLKIQATLKHPCISVWKNLLKQLLFHQDFISIVKNCENPDQILRQFNQIHHFLDPNNVDVEHCLAFDICLYFLSGYREVSINYQLEQLTKIQQKRDTLIKEMCLLKLTSISKKAIANRQNGTNRATKINNLVESLKSCNTIDTGSGASILKELQEELWDCFPIWICRKQAVPFLFPSKENMIDLVVVDEAGQCRVDDALPLLYRAKKLMVVGDDKQTVFNKNSIIDDYLFREAELEEHLRSIQARGVKGGGSNLFELVKSIKQGGVLLDEHYRCPPSIIAYSNEYVYNNDLKIMQWQLPSSAPSVVVDYGEKIATSNKKTTNWKYKGIEVEMVDRFFSYIVKTIKKIEKETKRIINVETDVAICYFLLKNEPYIKDNKSKLLAKLDRGRDVLDGAGAALQGKERDYIFYYWDISSSNLASFRQGDDPDKRKGELNVLMSRPKVRAYHYLHRNFETLNHGSTTITNYLWNTYRSQNKRSTKVRSNNDYIWADSTSGHAIIAILSHLWSCRSIPAVDTYEPYFNIVIGNPKQKVDLMLVPKNDTKSSLTDKSIAVVDLSSFKMSDNSVDDVVDYYFQLQRAVPRVDPVFTFIHEIADERSGAYQQIEKKILAEVPVRRRS, from the coding sequence ATGCGGTTTTTAACAAATAAAAATATAGAGCAGGGTGTTTCTGCAAAATATGATCGAAAAAATAGATATGTTGTAAAGCGCTATAAGACAAAAGCTGGCTCTTTTGTTTATTTGCTTACCAATAGCAGTAATAATGATCGTTTGGCCATTCCGCATTACCTTATGGATAGGTTTAGAGCACTTTTAGTAAAGCTACATAAAAAAATGGAGAAAGCAGCTGCTCAAGACATCGAAATAGATGAAAAGTTATACTTTAAGGATGCTGAATACTATCGTTTTGAATATACAGCCAATACATTAGAGCATTTAATTATTGTTGATCTGAATAGTGCAGGTCGGTTTAATATTTATAGGGAAGCTGTTAATACTGTCGTTGATCTGTTATACGATGCTGGATTGGATCACCCAAATGGCGTCTTTGATAGGATTATTGATTATCACAAGCTATTTCAGTTCACTTTTAATGAGGGCAGTGAAAGTATAACCAGTGGTTTATCCGTTCGGCGTAATACACTGATTGAAATGGGGGATTATATTCCTCTTGAAAAGGATGCACAAAATCATGTGATTTCTGTTACAACAGCCCCTACTTCGTTTGACAATGGTTTAACTCAAAAAAGTGGTGGAGTTAAAAAAGCTGCGGATACTAAAAATTTAGAATTTAAAAGAAAGCTGGGTGAACGTAATACAGAGCAAAATCACACTGTAGATTATGATACGCTGTTCGGAGCATCATCTGCCAAGAAGGCTAAGCGTCCAGTAAACAATAAGGCAAAGCTACCTTCTATTAAGATAACCAAGACAAGTTGCCCATTACCATTGTTGGCTGGTGATATTAAATCGCATACAGCGAAAGTTTATAAGTGTGAGCTAACATCAGAAGATGCATCAGCCCTGAGAAAAGGTGTACTTGCTGATCGAGATGCAGAACATCTACTAGGATTTGAAATATTCACTGCCATTTTTAAGAAAAATGGAAAGCTAAAAAGTTTTAGCTTTCCTCTTTATTATATGAATGTGAAGGTTGAAGAGTCTGGTCGATTTTTGCATGTCTATCCACCTGAAAATGGTGATGTATATCTTAATCATCTTAGTTTGTCAGTATTTATAGAAAACTTTTCAGATTCTAAAAAGAGTGAGCCGCTAGACTCATTTTTTAATACACTACTCTCTCAGAAAATAGAGATTGATAAAAAACTTCATAATATATCAATTCGTCGCCAACTGCCCTATAGTGAAGATGTATTTCGACAAACTCGTGAGATATTAATAGGTAAAAGAGGTGAAAATGGTAAGGGGGGCATTATTGAAAACCTCAATATTATTGGCATCGAGTGTGATTTAGGCTCAGTAGTTTTATATAGAGCTGAACGAAATCCTTCACCTTTAACAAGGGCTCTAGACTTGGATTTAAAGAAAATTCAACGTACTGCTCATGAATACCCAGATAGATTTTATACATCCCTATTGGGTAAGTTTCTTAATCCAGAACTAAAAACTAATAGTATCAATGTAGAGCAGTTTTGTTCTACTCCCCTAAGCCCTGGAACCCTGACTAAATCTTCGAAGGCATTGACTCAAAATTTGAATGACCATGACTTTGTTTTACTTGAAGGACCTCCTGGAACGGGTAAAACATTTACTATTAGAAATCTATTGATACACTGCTTAAACTCTGATAAAAAACTATTAATTGTAAGTGATCAGCAAGCAGCAATCCATGCGCTTAATGAAAAAATACAAGAATATTTAGTTGGTAAAGATGTTGCGTCTGTGACAGCAGCAAAAACGATGAACTTATGGAAAAGTGCAATTAAAGTGATTGATGAAGTGCCTTCAAGCACTGATGATCTAGGATTATGGATAAACAAGCTCTCAAAAATGTTAGCAATGGATCTGTCTCGTGAACAGGATTGGCCCCATGATAACCCTAAAATATTAGAAGATATCCGGCAGTTAGACTTAGAATATCAGGAGGTAAAGGAGAATATAGGGAGGGTATTGAATAAAAGTTTTGAGTTGGTTAATCGTAAAAGCCAAATTATACCAAAAAATCTTCACCCGAGTAATCATGATGATATCTCCGACTTAACAGCATTTTTAACATTTATTGGTTCTGGAGAGCTGTCCAAAGCCAACAAATCAGTAGGTTATCGAAAGCATTTAGCATTAACGAGTAAGTTTGTTGAGTTACGGCGGGATATGTTAAATAGTAACTACGCATCATGCTACCCGGACTTTGAGTTCAGGATGGAAAGTATTGATGAGCTAGAAGCTATAGTTTCAGGCCATATTAATATCTTGCAACTACTTATTAAAGAAAGACCAAAAACTGAAGACGAGTTTTTTAATTTATTTCAAACTGAAGTAGAATCATATATTAACTCATTTTTGGTTGACTACTGGACAAAGTGTTTTGATTCCATATCAAATGGCTCAATTACCTTAAAAATACAGGCAACTTTGAAACACCCTTGTATCAGTGTTTGGAAAAACCTTTTAAAACAATTATTATTTCATCAAGACTTCATCAGTATAGTTAAAAACTGTGAAAACCCTGATCAGATATTACGACAATTCAATCAAATACATCATTTTCTTGATCCAAATAATGTAGATGTTGAACATTGTTTAGCATTTGATATCTGTCTGTATTTTTTGAGTGGTTATAGAGAGGTATCAATAAACTATCAGCTGGAGCAGTTGACAAAAATTCAGCAAAAAAGAGATACGCTAATAAAGGAGATGTGCCTTCTTAAACTGACAAGCATATCCAAAAAAGCTATTGCTAATCGACAAAATGGCACTAACAGAGCTACTAAAATTAATAACCTTGTAGAGTCATTGAAATCCTGTAATACGATCGATACAGGTAGTGGCGCTTCCATTCTCAAAGAACTTCAGGAAGAACTTTGGGATTGTTTCCCGATTTGGATTTGTCGAAAGCAAGCGGTTCCATTTCTATTTCCATCTAAAGAAAACATGATTGATTTAGTGGTAGTCGATGAAGCAGGGCAGTGTCGAGTTGATGATGCTTTACCTTTGTTATATCGCGCTAAAAAGCTAATGGTAGTTGGCGATGACAAGCAAACGGTATTTAATAAAAACTCAATTATAGATGACTATTTATTTCGCGAAGCAGAGCTGGAAGAGCACTTACGCAGTATTCAAGCTAGAGGAGTCAAAGGTGGAGGATCAAACCTTTTTGAATTAGTTAAATCGATCAAGCAAGGCGGTGTGCTATTAGATGAGCATTATCGATGCCCTCCCTCAATAATCGCTTATTCCAATGAGTATGTTTACAATAATGATTTAAAAATAATGCAGTGGCAACTTCCCAGCTCAGCGCCATCAGTTGTTGTGGACTATGGTGAGAAAATAGCTACCAGCAATAAAAAAACGACTAACTGGAAATATAAAGGAATCGAAGTCGAAATGGTTGATCGATTCTTTAGCTATATTGTAAAAACAATAAAGAAAATAGAAAAGGAAACTAAACGAATAATAAATGTAGAAACTGATGTGGCAATTTGCTATTTTCTATTGAAAAATGAACCATATATTAAAGATAATAAATCCAAGTTACTTGCAAAACTAGACAGAGGACGTGATGTATTAGATGGGGCAGGTGCTGCGCTGCAGGGTAAAGAAAGGGACTATATATTTTATTATTGGGATATTAGCAGTTCCAATCTAGCTTCTTTCCGGCAAGGGGATGATCCGGACAAACGGAAAGGAGAACTCAATGTATTGATGAGTAGACCCAAGGTCAGAGCTTATCATTATTTACATAGGAACTTTGAAACACTAAATCATGGTTCGACAACAATAACCAATTATCTGTGGAACACCTATCGCTCTCAAAATAAAAGGAGTACTAAAGTTCGCTCTAATAACGACTATATTTGGGCAGATAGCACGAGTGGGCACGCGATCATTGCTATTCTTTCACATTTATGGAGTTGTCGATCTATACCTGCAGTAGATACTTATGAACCATATTTTAATATTGTTATTGGTAATCCAAAACAAAAAGTTGATCTTATGCTGGTTCCAAAAAATGATACAAAATCTAGTTTAACTGATAAATCTATTGCTGTAGTTGATTTAAGTTCTTTTAAGATGAGTGACAACTCAGTAGATGATGTGGTTGATTACTACTTTCAGCTACAGAGAGCGGTTCCACGTGTAGATCCAGTATTTACTTTTATTCATGAAATAGCGGATGAACGATCCGGCGCTTATCAGCAAATTGAAAAGAAAATACTGGCAGAGGTGCCTGTTCGGAGACGATCTTAA
- a CDS encoding aromatic ring-hydroxylating oxygenase subunit alpha, which translates to MTSKSTTLSLINQREPRHGLSRELYLSSTVYQDDLEQIWHQEWIFAGHTFEIEKPGEYITLQVGNYPIVVVRDSSGDIHAFHNACRHRGSRVCSKTKGKVAKLVCPYHSWTFDLDGKLLFAGNMGEQFNKNNYGLLPAHCEIINTYIYVCVAEHAPDFSQFREAVSSFLSPHQLDNCKIAYESNLVEKGNWKLVFENNRECYHCDANHPELLNSFVENLSVAGVGGEEDPELKAHWERCEAAGFPSHMVMDQQGQYRITRIPLFNNATSYTMNGKAAVNKRLDNSTEPNIGALLYFNYPSTWNHVLGDHALSFRVLPLSPGETLVTTKWLVHKDAQEGIDYDLDNLTKVWLATNDQDRQLVEETYRGVNSPAYIPGPFSDIAENGVCQFVDWYCDTMKNKLTNYKVKPSSDEFQ; encoded by the coding sequence ATGACTAGTAAATCAACAACACTGTCTCTGATCAACCAAAGAGAGCCCCGCCATGGGCTAAGCCGTGAGTTGTATCTTAGTTCTACGGTATATCAAGATGACTTAGAGCAAATTTGGCATCAAGAGTGGATTTTTGCTGGTCATACCTTTGAAATTGAAAAACCTGGCGAATACATCACCTTACAGGTAGGCAATTATCCAATTGTTGTTGTCAGGGACAGCAGCGGTGATATTCATGCCTTTCATAATGCTTGTCGACACCGAGGATCAAGGGTTTGCTCAAAGACTAAAGGAAAAGTGGCTAAGCTCGTCTGCCCCTACCACAGCTGGACCTTTGATCTGGATGGAAAATTATTGTTTGCAGGTAATATGGGGGAGCAATTTAATAAAAACAACTATGGTTTACTGCCTGCCCACTGCGAAATAATTAATACTTATATTTATGTATGTGTTGCTGAGCACGCCCCAGATTTCAGCCAGTTTCGAGAGGCGGTTTCATCCTTTTTGTCACCTCATCAGTTGGATAACTGCAAAATAGCCTATGAGTCTAACTTGGTTGAAAAAGGCAATTGGAAGTTGGTTTTTGAAAATAACCGCGAGTGCTACCACTGTGACGCCAACCACCCTGAATTATTAAACTCATTTGTTGAAAACCTCAGTGTTGCAGGTGTTGGAGGTGAAGAAGACCCAGAGCTGAAAGCCCATTGGGAGCGCTGTGAAGCGGCTGGATTCCCTAGCCATATGGTAATGGATCAACAGGGCCAATACCGAATAACCCGCATCCCGCTTTTTAATAACGCCACCAGCTATACCATGAATGGTAAAGCTGCTGTTAACAAACGCTTGGATAATTCTACTGAGCCTAATATTGGCGCACTGCTGTATTTTAACTACCCATCCACCTGGAACCATGTTCTTGGTGACCATGCTCTAAGCTTTCGGGTTTTACCCTTAAGTCCAGGTGAAACTCTGGTAACCACCAAATGGTTAGTCCATAAAGATGCACAAGAAGGGATAGATTATGACCTGGATAATTTAACCAAAGTTTGGCTTGCTACCAATGATCAAGACCGCCAGTTAGTAGAAGAAACTTATCGTGGAGTAAACTCACCGGCTTATATTCCAGGGCCTTTTTCTGATATTGCTGAAAATGGAGTTTGCCAGTTTGTTGATTGGTACTGTGATACCATGAAAAACAAATTAACAAACTATAAGGTGAAGCCATCAAGTGACGAGTTCCAGTAG
- a CDS encoding LysR family transcriptional regulator — protein sequence MVKHVEPDKILLKMPSLRAVKSFVAAAKYQNFTRAAEALCVTQAAISRQIRELEAALGVDLFKRAGRAVELTEAGTIFYDAAYLSFVNIAQAADRIKSAHSSKKVLTICCSPAFSALWLSRRLPDFFAANPEIDINVVTTENFLKMEPGVYPDVFINKVTDPREGYRSIPLFHDIIYPVCTPQFLAENPDINTLTGLRDTVLLNLSPYGRAQIAEHVDWSVWFAFHDVQLNKRPRSGKHLFNANDYNMLIQMVLSHQGVSLGWHHLVGPLVDQGLLVRPIEQEVIFKEKLHYLTYTEDKEDNDEFSQFRDWLLSSLS from the coding sequence ATGGTTAAACATGTAGAACCCGACAAAATACTGCTGAAAATGCCCTCGCTGAGAGCAGTCAAATCTTTTGTTGCAGCCGCTAAGTACCAAAACTTTACCCGTGCAGCAGAAGCATTATGTGTTACCCAGGCAGCAATTAGCCGCCAGATTCGTGAGTTAGAGGCAGCCCTAGGAGTCGACTTATTTAAACGAGCAGGCCGTGCAGTGGAACTCACTGAAGCGGGTACAATTTTTTATGATGCGGCGTATTTGTCGTTTGTAAATATTGCCCAGGCAGCAGACAGAATTAAGTCTGCACACTCAAGTAAAAAAGTGCTTACTATTTGTTGTTCTCCTGCATTTTCTGCCTTATGGCTATCCCGTCGATTGCCTGATTTTTTTGCCGCTAACCCAGAAATTGATATTAATGTGGTAACCACAGAAAATTTTTTAAAAATGGAACCTGGAGTTTATCCTGATGTTTTTATTAATAAAGTAACTGATCCCCGTGAAGGTTATCGATCGATTCCACTATTTCACGATATCATTTACCCGGTATGCACCCCGCAATTTTTAGCGGAAAATCCAGATATTAATACATTAACTGGACTACGTGATACAGTATTGTTAAATCTGAGCCCTTATGGTCGAGCCCAGATCGCTGAGCATGTGGATTGGTCCGTGTGGTTTGCATTTCATGACGTGCAGTTAAATAAACGCCCTCGCTCAGGTAAGCATTTATTTAATGCCAACGACTATAATATGCTAATTCAAATGGTATTAAGCCACCAAGGTGTGTCATTGGGGTGGCATCATTTAGTTGGGCCGTTAGTTGATCAGGGGCTATTAGTCAGGCCAATTGAGCAAGAAGTGATATTTAAGGAAAAACTCCATTATTTAACTTATACGGAAGACAAAGAAGATAATGATGAATTTAGCCAGTTTAGAGATTGGTTGCTGTCTTCATTAAGTTGA
- a CDS encoding dihydrodipicolinate synthase family protein, whose translation MQFEGIYTPVITPFSDDYSIDYDAFSAMVEHLVNTNVNGIIVGGTTGEYYVESNAERVRLLEIAMECVGGRIPVVFGTGSLNPDDSILLAEAAVKQGADALLVATPPYSLPTERELARHALAVDRAANLPIMLYNYPGRMGVMMGEEFLDRVGRSSNFCAIKESSGDPNRLHLLARDYPHIQLSCGMDDQALEFFAWGASSWVCAGSNFLPGEHSALYQACVVEGDFKKGRRIMSAMMPLMRILEQGGKFIQSVKYGVTLEGLKAGITRKPLYGLNKDEKRALEQVIRTVKTTIACIIEAPQQPGSVVEVTSNKQAPRTTNTTEKENISYV comes from the coding sequence ATGCAATTCGAAGGGATTTATACGCCAGTTATCACACCATTTAGTGATGACTATTCAATCGATTATGACGCCTTTTCGGCGATGGTTGAACACTTAGTCAATACTAATGTTAATGGCATTATTGTAGGTGGCACTACCGGTGAGTATTACGTTGAAAGTAATGCAGAACGGGTGCGCTTGTTGGAAATAGCAATGGAATGTGTTGGAGGACGAATACCCGTCGTATTTGGTACCGGCTCACTTAACCCAGACGATTCCATTTTATTGGCAGAGGCTGCAGTTAAACAGGGGGCTGATGCTTTATTAGTAGCAACACCGCCGTATTCTTTGCCCACTGAACGTGAATTGGCCAGACATGCGTTGGCTGTTGATCGGGCCGCTAATCTACCCATTATGCTGTACAACTACCCTGGTCGAATGGGGGTGATGATGGGGGAGGAATTTTTAGATCGAGTGGGTCGTTCGTCAAATTTTTGTGCCATTAAAGAAAGCTCTGGTGACCCAAATCGATTGCATTTATTAGCTCGTGATTACCCACATATTCAGCTTTCCTGTGGTATGGATGACCAGGCCTTGGAATTTTTTGCCTGGGGGGCTAGTAGCTGGGTTTGTGCTGGCTCTAATTTTTTACCTGGTGAGCATTCCGCGTTATATCAGGCTTGTGTCGTAGAAGGTGACTTCAAGAAAGGCCGTCGCATTATGTCAGCAATGATGCCATTAATGCGAATATTAGAGCAGGGTGGCAAGTTTATTCAGAGTGTTAAATATGGAGTAACCCTTGAAGGGCTTAAAGCGGGTATTACCAGAAAACCACTTTATGGTCTGAACAAAGATGAAAAACGTGCATTAGAGCAAGTGATTCGCACAGTTAAAACGACTATTGCCTGCATTATAGAAGCGCCTCAGCAGCCAGGCTCGGTGGTTGAAGTTACCTCCAATAAGCAAGCTCCAAGAACAACGAATACCACGGAAAAGGAAAATATAAGCTATGTCTGA
- a CDS encoding aldehyde dehydrogenase: MSDLLTHDEYLAIAADLNPPSMSFIDGRFRPAKSGNTLATINPATGKKLADIAACDKEDVDFAVEKARESFDDGRWRCLHPSERKDVLIRLCKLIARNRRELAVLEALDSGKPIKDCETIDIPELIHTIKWHAEAIDKIYDQTAPVGNDAISIIVREPIGVVGAVLPWNFPLLMLAWKMGPALAAGCSMVIKPAEQTSLTALRIAELAMEAGLPRGVLNIVTGTGKDVGEPIGMHRDVDMVSFTGSTATGRCFLRYAADSNLKKVVLECGGKNPCIVLEDAEDLDRVAAQVVNAAFWNMGENCSAGSRLIVHKKIKEELLERVKAHAREWRTGDPLDPANHLGALVDQNHFKKVASYLHYGKDSGKQVILGGETTDGIYVQPTIFDGVDSQDRLAQEEIFGPVLSVITVGSYDEAIQVANNTDYGLAASVFTANAKRALRAAQAVRAGTVTVNCFGEGDITTPFGGYKQSGFGGRDNSIHAHDQYTELKTIWLDISDPVDEACVD, from the coding sequence ATGTCTGATTTACTCACTCATGATGAATATCTTGCTATTGCAGCTGATTTAAACCCACCTTCTATGAGTTTTATTGACGGTCGATTTCGTCCGGCAAAATCGGGTAACACCTTAGCCACTATTAATCCTGCCACTGGAAAAAAACTGGCAGACATTGCTGCCTGTGACAAGGAAGATGTTGATTTTGCTGTTGAAAAAGCCCGTGAATCGTTTGATGATGGTCGCTGGCGCTGTCTTCATCCCAGTGAACGTAAAGATGTATTAATTCGTTTATGTAAATTAATTGCCCGTAATCGACGTGAGTTGGCCGTGTTGGAAGCGCTTGACTCTGGCAAGCCAATTAAAGATTGCGAAACCATTGATATTCCAGAGTTAATTCACACGATTAAATGGCATGCAGAAGCCATTGATAAAATTTACGATCAAACGGCACCTGTTGGAAATGATGCGATTTCAATAATTGTTCGGGAGCCCATTGGTGTAGTTGGTGCAGTATTACCATGGAACTTTCCCTTATTAATGCTGGCTTGGAAAATGGGGCCGGCATTAGCGGCAGGTTGCTCAATGGTAATCAAGCCAGCGGAGCAGACATCACTCACGGCTTTACGCATTGCCGAATTAGCCATGGAAGCAGGATTACCCCGAGGTGTGTTAAATATAGTGACTGGCACTGGCAAAGACGTTGGTGAACCAATAGGTATGCATCGGGATGTGGATATGGTGAGTTTTACCGGCTCTACGGCAACTGGCCGATGCTTCTTACGTTATGCTGCTGACTCTAACCTGAAAAAAGTCGTATTGGAATGTGGCGGGAAAAACCCCTGTATTGTTCTGGAAGATGCTGAAGATTTAGATCGAGTCGCAGCTCAGGTAGTGAATGCAGCATTTTGGAATATGGGAGAGAACTGCTCCGCAGGTTCACGACTGATAGTGCATAAAAAAATTAAAGAGGAATTACTGGAAAGAGTTAAAGCTCATGCCCGTGAATGGCGTACCGGCGATCCATTAGACCCCGCTAATCACTTGGGTGCATTAGTAGACCAAAACCATTTTAAAAAAGTGGCCAGCTATTTACATTACGGAAAAGACTCTGGCAAACAAGTGATTCTGGGCGGTGAAACTACGGATGGTATTTATGTTCAGCCCACTATTTTTGATGGGGTGGATTCACAAGATCGCTTAGCTCAGGAGGAAATATTTGGCCCGGTTTTATCGGTTATAACCGTAGGCAGTTATGACGAAGCGATTCAAGTGGCCAATAACACCGATTATGGTTTAGCGGCCTCTGTTTTTACAGCTAATGCTAAACGTGCCTTACGTGCAGCACAAGCTGTTCGGGCTGGTACTGTAACGGTTAATTGCTTTGGTGAAGGTGATATCACCACACCGTTTGGTGGTTATAAACAGTCTGGTTTTGGTGGACGAGATAATTCTATTCATGCCCATGACCAATATACCGAGCTAAAAACTATTTGGTTAGATATCAGTGATCCTGTTGATGAGGCCTGTGTGGATTAA
- a CDS encoding NAD(P)/FAD-dependent oxidoreductase: MLLLKLHSHHPWWSATTTNHKNHSRRVWIDGWAWIMKKVVHVNRIPKDTGPAAWNRILSPVQSYPTLTGTVLADWVIVGGGFTGMAAARRLSQLVPNDKVVMLEAGHLAEGPAGRNSGFMIDLPHELNSKSYAGGREQDKKQIRLNRVAIDFARQMAHDFAIPQEVFDLSGKVTGAASARGEKHIDCYLKHIKALDEQYRLLDQAEMKALTGSDYYTKGLFTPGTAMIQPAAFIRLIAQGLRKDVSIYENSPVIEMQLGLEHTLKTPKGRVKAKRVILAVNGHIQSFGYFKQQLMHIFTYASMTRALNQNEVQRLGGTANWGLLPADPMGTTVRRTSNWNGSGERLTIRNHFTLNQSMEVSEAELINVAKNHDQAFKARFPMLADVTMEYRWGGRLCLSLNSVPAFGELEERVYAAACQNGLGTVKGTLSGMMAVELATNLDSPILKEFMAYDAPSRLPPEPFMSLGANAALRWKEWRAGCEV, encoded by the coding sequence ATGCTCCTGCTTAAACTGCATTCCCACCATCCATGGTGGTCAGCGACGACAACAAACCATAAAAATCATTCGCGAAGAGTATGGATTGATGGTTGGGCCTGGATTATGAAAAAAGTCGTTCATGTTAACCGGATACCAAAAGACACTGGGCCTGCTGCTTGGAATCGCATTCTTAGCCCCGTGCAATCCTATCCGACACTGACAGGTACTGTTTTAGCAGACTGGGTAATTGTGGGTGGTGGATTTACCGGAATGGCTGCAGCACGTCGTTTGAGTCAATTGGTTCCTAACGACAAAGTTGTCATGTTAGAGGCCGGCCATCTTGCTGAAGGCCCAGCGGGACGTAACAGTGGTTTTATGATTGATCTGCCTCACGAGCTGAATTCAAAAAGTTATGCAGGAGGGCGCGAGCAAGATAAAAAACAAATTCGCTTAAACCGGGTTGCTATTGATTTTGCTAGGCAAATGGCTCACGACTTTGCAATACCACAAGAGGTGTTTGACTTATCTGGCAAAGTGACAGGCGCTGCTTCTGCCCGAGGAGAAAAACATATTGATTGTTATTTGAAACATATTAAGGCGTTGGATGAACAATATCGGCTGTTAGATCAAGCAGAAATGAAGGCGTTAACCGGATCTGATTATTACACTAAAGGCTTGTTTACTCCTGGCACTGCAATGATTCAACCGGCGGCATTTATTCGTTTAATTGCGCAAGGGTTGAGAAAGGACGTTAGTATTTATGAAAATAGCCCAGTCATTGAAATGCAGTTGGGGCTTGAACACACCCTAAAAACCCCTAAAGGCAGGGTAAAAGCCAAACGGGTGATTCTAGCGGTAAATGGACATATCCAGTCGTTTGGTTATTTTAAGCAACAATTGATGCATATTTTTACTTATGCCTCCATGACCCGAGCATTAAACCAGAATGAGGTTCAGCGGCTTGGGGGGACTGCCAATTGGGGACTATTACCTGCTGATCCGATGGGTACTACAGTGCGGCGTACGTCTAATTGGAATGGCAGTGGTGAGCGGCTGACGATACGCAATCATTTTACTTTAAATCAATCGATGGAAGTCTCTGAAGCAGAGCTGATAAATGTGGCAAAAAATCATGACCAGGCGTTTAAAGCACGTTTTCCCATGTTGGCTGATGTAACAATGGAATATCGTTGGGGTGGCCGCTTATGCTTGTCGTTGAATTCTGTGCCAGCATTTGGTGAGTTGGAAGAGCGGGTATATGCGGCGGCATGTCAAAATGGTTTAGGCACAGTGAAAGGAACTTTATCGGGAATGATGGCTGTGGAATTGGCTACCAATCTGGATTCCCCCATTTTAAAAGAATTTATGGCTTATGATGCGCCTAGCCGTTTACCACCTGAGCCTTTTATGTCTTTAGGGGCAAATGCAGCCTTACGTTGGAAAGAATGGCGTGCTGGATGTGAAGTGTAA